A stretch of the Streptomyces ortus genome encodes the following:
- a CDS encoding ABC transporter ATP-binding protein, translating into MTTLTKTEGERAPSGPEAFLSVRDLRVRFSTEDGIVKAVDGLSFDVERGKTLGIVGESGSGKSVTNLTVLGLHNPKTATVEGEIVLDGKELVTATEKEMEKLRGNKVAMIFQDPLTALSPYYTVGRQIAEPFMKHTGASKKEAKLRAIEMLDKVGIPQPAMRFEDYPHQFSGGMRQRAMIAMSLICNPDLLIADEPTTALDVTVQAQILDLLKDLQQEFGSAIIFITHDLGVISKMADDLLVMYSGRAVERGSVREVLRAPQHPYTWGLLSSMPRLGGDTAQALTPIPGSPPSLLNPPSGCPFHPRCGFTSEVGGNRCSGERPELPAGRGAACHLDDAQKSTFFIEQIKPRLG; encoded by the coding sequence GTGACCACACTGACCAAGACCGAAGGCGAGAGGGCCCCGAGCGGGCCGGAGGCCTTCCTCTCGGTCCGCGACCTGCGGGTGCGGTTCTCCACCGAGGACGGCATCGTGAAGGCCGTCGACGGGCTCTCCTTCGACGTCGAGCGGGGCAAGACGCTCGGCATCGTGGGGGAGTCGGGTTCGGGCAAGTCCGTCACCAACCTGACCGTCCTCGGACTGCACAACCCCAAGACCGCCACCGTCGAGGGCGAGATCGTCCTGGACGGCAAGGAACTGGTCACCGCGACCGAGAAGGAGATGGAGAAGCTCCGCGGCAACAAGGTCGCGATGATCTTCCAGGACCCGCTGACCGCGCTCTCGCCTTACTACACGGTGGGCCGGCAGATCGCGGAGCCCTTCATGAAGCACACCGGCGCCTCCAAGAAGGAGGCGAAGCTGCGCGCCATCGAGATGCTCGACAAGGTCGGCATCCCGCAGCCCGCGATGCGCTTCGAGGACTACCCGCACCAGTTCTCCGGCGGTATGCGCCAGCGCGCGATGATCGCGATGTCGCTGATCTGCAACCCGGACCTGCTGATCGCGGACGAGCCGACCACGGCCCTGGACGTGACCGTGCAGGCCCAGATCCTGGACCTGCTCAAGGACCTCCAGCAGGAGTTCGGCTCGGCGATCATCTTCATCACCCACGACCTCGGCGTCATCTCCAAGATGGCCGACGACCTGCTGGTGATGTACTCGGGCCGGGCCGTGGAACGCGGCAGCGTGCGCGAGGTGCTGCGCGCCCCGCAGCACCCGTACACCTGGGGCCTGCTGAGTTCCATGCCGCGACTCGGCGGTGACACGGCGCAGGCGCTCACCCCGATCCCGGGGTCCCCGCCCAGCCTGCTGAACCCGCCGTCGGGCTGCCCGTTCCACCCCCGGTGCGGCTTCACGTCCGAGGTCGGCGGCAACCGCTGCTCCGGCGAGCGGCCGGAGCTGCCCGCGGGCCGCGGCGCCGCCTGTCACCTGGACGACGCGCAGAAGTCCACCTTTTTCATCGAACAGATCAAGCCCCGGCTGGGCTAG